CGGCGGCGTCCACCAGGGGCCAGAAGCGGGCGCGGTTCTCGGGCATGGGCCGGACGCGGTCCGGCGACCAGGCCTTGCGGGTGCGCACGATGAGCTTCCAGTCATCACCCGCGGGCTTGTCCGAGAGGTGGATGACGCCCTGTTCGTCGATGAGGCGGTAGATATCGGCCGCCACCGGCGCGGCCGCGGCCAGCAGTGCGGGCAGGAGCAGTGCCGGGATGCGGGTGCCCGGTGGTCGGGGGCGTTCCCGGGATCCGGCGGTCCCGATCATGTCACGGGCTAGGAGCGGTAGCCGACGGTTCGTCAGACCGGCCGGTCACGGGCACCGGGGGCTCCGGCTCGGGAAACTTGTAGCGTCGGATCTCGGCGATGAGGCCGAAGACGGGGTGGTCCACGTAGTGGATCTCGCCGGAGCGCATGCGCCGGCTCTGGCTGAGGCGAAAGACGGCATTGGCCGGCCGGGGCGCGGCTGCGCCGCCGTCCGCCGCCGCCGGCGTATCGACCGGGCCTGTCTCATCGGGTCGTCCCGGGGGGATGTCCCGGGCGTAGACCAGGTCGGCGCGGAGATGCAGGTAACGGGACAGGTGGACCCGCAGGGTTCCTTCCAGCAGCGGCGCTTCGTTGGGCGGGCCGACGCGCACCAGGATGGAGGTGGCGTGCCGCTCGTCGCGCCCGGCCTGGCGCCAGGCCATGTGGACCAGGGGCTCATAGGTCGATGAACGCCTGAGGGCGCGCACGATGCCCGTGAGCTGGCGTCCACCGGCGGTGGCGGGGAGGAGGGGCGACATTTTGCCGGCGGCGGTGTCCACCAGGGGCATGCCGTCCGGTGTCAGGGGCACGGCGGCGGTGAGGTCCGGCCGGCCGGGGGCCTCGGGCCAGATCTCCTCACCGAGTCCCGCGGTCCCCTTATGGGCGAATACCACCACCTCCACCGTGAACCACGGGATAGCGGGGGCATCCTGGGCCGGCGCGGCCCCGGGCGCCAGCCAGGCCATGACCGCCATGAGCAGGGGAGGGAATCGTCGGGACCTTGCCATGGCGCGGATCATAACCCGTCACGCCACCGCGGTGGTGGTGAGGCGATCGAAGACCCCTTCCAGGGCGTGGATGCGGCTGTCCAGGTCCGGCATGTCTCCGAGAAGACGCAGGCGGTCGCCGCCCTCGAGACGAAACTCGCCGGGGCGGTCCTGGATGAGGTTGATGATGGCCACGGGATCCACGTTGGGCTGCTCGTCGAAGATGATGCGCCCGCCGGCGTTGCCCACGTCCACCTTGCGTACGCCCAGAGGCGTCGCCCGGAGCTTGAGCTGGGTGATGCGGAACAGGGTCTGGGTCTGCTCCGGCAGCAGGCCGAAGCGGTCGATCATCTCCACCTTGAGGTCCTTTAGGGCCGCCAGGGAGTCGGCGGCGGCGATGCGCTTGTACATGATGAGGCGGGTGTGGACGTCGGGCACGTAGGTCTCGGGGATGATGGCCGGGATGTGGAGGTCCACCTCGGTGCCATGGTCCAGCGGGCGGTCGAGCTGAGGACTGCGGCCGGCCTTGAGGGCCGCCACGGCGCGCTCCAGCAGATCGGCGTACATGGAGAAGCCCACCTCATGGATCTGGCCGCTCTGGTCCTGGCCCAGCAGTTCGCCGGCGCCGCGGATCTCCAGGTCGTGGGTGGCCAGGGTGAAGCCCACCCCCAGGTCCTCGAGGGACTCCACCGCCTCCAGCCGCTTCACGGCGTCCGCGGTCATGGCCTTGGGATGGGGCACCAGCAGGTAGGCGTAGGCGCGGTGGTGGGAGCGCCCCACGCGGCCACGCAACTGGTGGAGCTGGGCCAGGCCGAAGCGGTCGGCGCGGTTGATGACGATGGTGTTGGCGGTGGGGATGTCGATGCCGGTCTCGATGATGGTGGTGCACACCAGCACGTTGAATCGCCGGTGGTAGAAATCCAGCATCACCCGCTCCAGATCGCGTTCCGGCATCTGGCCGTGGGCGATGCCCACCGCGGCCTCGGGCACCAGTTCCGCCAGCTCGCGGGCGATGCGCGGGATGGTGTCCACCTCGTTGTGAAGGAAGAACACCTGGCCGCCGCGCCGCAACTCGCGCTGGCAGGCCTCGCGCACCACGGTGTTGTCCCACTGCTGGACGAAGGTCTTGATGGACAGCCGCTTGGCCGGCGGCGTGGCGATGAGGGACAGGTCGCGCATGCCCGACATGGCCATGTTGAGGGTGCGGGGGATGGGGGTGGCGGTGAGGGTGAGGATGTCCACCTCCGCCCGCAGGGCCTTGAAGCGCTCCTTGTGGCGCACCCCGAAACGGTGTTCCTCGTCGATCACCACCAGGCCCAGGTTCTTGAAGTGGATGTCGCTGCCCAGCAGCTTGTGGGTGCCGATGATGATGTCCACGCGACCGTCCGTCAGGGCCTTGAGGGTGGCCGTCTGTTCCTTCTTGGAACGGAAGCGCGACAGATGTTCGATGCGCACCGGCCAGTCGGCGAAGCGGTCACGGAAGTTCTGGTAGTGCTGTTGGGTGAGCAGGGTGGTGGGCACGAGGACGGCGACCTGGCGGCCGCCCTGCACGGCGATGAACGCGGCGCGCATGGCCACCTCGGTCTTGCCGAAGCCGACGTCGCCGCACACCAGGCGGTCCATGGGGCGGTCGGCGCGCATGTCGGCCACCACCTGCTCGATGGCCGTCTGCTGGTCCGGGGTCTCCTCGAAGGGAAAGGCCTGGGCGAAGGCGCGGTAGTGGCCGTCGTCGATGTCGAAGGCATGGCCGGGGCGGGCGGCGCGGCGGGCCTGGAGGTCCAGCAGCTCGGCGGCCACGTCCCAGGCCTTCTCGGCGGCCTTGCGCCTGGCCTTCTGCCACTGGCCGCTGCCCAGGCGGTGCAGGGGAGCGGTGTCGGGGTCCGTGCCGGTGTAGCGGCTGATGAGATGCAGCGAGGACACCGGCACGTAGAGCTTGTCGCCGCCGGCGTATTCCAGGTGCAGGAACTCGTTGGTCATGCCCCCCACGTCCAGGGTGGTGAGGCCGAGGTAGCGGCCGACGCCGTGGTCCTCGTGCACCACGGCGGCGCCCTCCCGCAACTCCGTGAGGTTACGCACCACCGCCTCGGCGTCCCGCGAGGGTGCGCCGCGGCGCCGGCTCTGGGCGGCGCGGGCACCGAAGAGCTGGGACTCGGTGACCACCGCCAGGGGCGGTTCCTCGATGACGACGCCCTGTTCCAGCTCGGCCACTGCGATGGCCAGGGCCATGTCGCCGGCGACGAAGGCCTGCCAGTCCGCCACCACCTCCGGGCGCAGGCCATTGTCGGCGAAGGTCTCCAGCAGGGCCTCGCGGCGTCCGGCGCTCTCGGCCGCCAGCAGGATGCGCCCGCCGAAGGTATCCCGGAAGCGCTTGAAGTGGTCGAGGGGGTCCGGGGCCCGCGCCTCCACCGGCAGGGCGACGGGGGCGCGGGTGGCGAAGTTGGCGGCCTCGGCGGCCGGGTCCTCGAAGGTGGAGAGGTCGACCCGGGGCAGGCGGTTCAGTCGTGCCTCGATGTCCTCCGGCCCCAGGAACAGGCGCGCGGGCTCGAGGAGGGGTTGCTCGCGGTCATGGCGGCGGTTCTCGTAGCGCTCCGCGGCCTCCCGCCAGAAGGCCTCCGCACCCGCTGCGGCCTCCCCGAGCACTATCGCCAGGCTGTGGTCCGGCAGGTAGTCGAACAGAGTCTGGGTGTCATCGAAAAACAGCGGCAGGTAGTACTCCACTCCCGGTGGCGCATGGCCGTTGGAGACATCCCGGTAGATGCCGCAGCTGCTGGGGTCGCCCTCGAACTCACGCCGCCAGGCCTGGCGGAAGGTGGCGATGGCGTCCTCGTCCAGGGGGAACTCCCGGGCCGGCAGCAGGCGGACGGAATCCACCCGCTCCAGTGAACGCTGAGTCTCGGGATCGAACTGGCGCAGGGTCTCGATCTCGTCGTCGAAGAGGTCGATGCGGTAGGGCGCGGAACTGCCCATGGGGAAGAGGTCGAAGATGGCGCCCCGCACGGCGAATTCCCCGTGCTCCATCACCTGGCTCACGCAGCGGTAGCCGCTCCTCTCCAGGCGCTCGCGCATGGACTCCACGTCGAAGCGCTGGCCGCGGTCCAGCACCAGGCTGTGGCCGTCGATGTGGCTGCGGGGCGGCAGGCGCACCATCAGGGTGTTCGCCGGCACCACCAGCACTCCCCGCTCCAGTCCCGCCAGGCGTACCAGCACCGACAGGCGCTCGGAGATGATGTCCTGGTGGGGCGAGAAGGGGTCGTAGGGCAGGGTCTCCCAGTCCGGAAAATGCAGCACCGGCAGGTCGTCATCGGCGTCGCCGAAGAAGCGTATCTCCGCCTCCAGGCGCGCCGCCGCCAGGGAATCCGGCGCCACCACCAGCAATGGGCCGTTGTGCTCCGCGGCGGCGCGGGCAATGGCCAGGCCGCCGGCACCGCCGTACAGCCGGCTCCAGTGGACCGGATGGCCGGCGCGGTCCGGGCTCGGGGGATAAAATGGATTCAGCACTGGATCTAGGGGCTGATAGCTGCGGGTTGCGTCAGGGCTGCAATCCCTTGTGGCTGCCGTCGCAGTAAGGTGGAGTGGCCGTCTGCTTGCAGGCGCAGTAGCCGCGCTTGCGCTGCTCGGTCACGGTGAACATCAACGGCGTGATGTCCGTGCCCGCATGGGAGCCGTCACAAAACGGTTGGTTGCGGGAGCGGCCACAGGCGCACCAGAAATAGTCGCCGGGCTCGAGTTCCAGCACGTAAGGCGTGGTGCCGGCACAACGGGGGTCGGGCATTTCATCCTCCTGTATGGCATCGCGATGGGGTCTCGAGGAGCGGGATCTTAGCAGGATGGGACGGTGGAAAGCCCCTGCCGGGAGGATGAAATGCCAATTTTTAATTTTTAATTTTTAATTGCTGTGGCGCGTCGCTGCGCTTGCGCCTCTCTTTTAAGTGAAACTGACTGATTGAACCGCTTGCCCGGACATTAAACGATGGCCTTGGGGTTCAAGGACTTGCGAGCGCCAGCGAGCGCATTAATTAAAAATTCAAAATTCGTGCAGCGTAAGGCGCTAGCGTATTTCTTCGATGGTGAAATGCTTCTCCGGTACCTGCGGGATCAGCAGCGCGTAGCCTTGCTGCTGCCAGTGGACCAGCTCGGTCATGGCGGACGGCGCCACTTCGATGAAGTCCTGGAGATCCGCCGGCGTGTAGCCGTAATCCTCCGCCGCCAGCCCGCATACTCTGAATTTGACGCCCAACTGGGCGTAGTATTTCATGCGGTCCACGATGGTCTTGTACTTGTCATAGTTCCGATTGGCAACGGTGACCAGCTCGGTGCCATGGATGACCACCACGATGTTCATGAACTCCGGCGCCATGCCGTAGGGCTCTTCCATCAGCGGGTTGATGAAGGCACGTAGCCAGTGCAGGGCACCGGCGGCCTTCTCGGGACGGTCGAAGTAGAATTCGACGACCACCTTGGGGTCTTCGTAGGGCGGTTCCACCACGGTGGCACCGCCGCCTTCCGCGCGGGCCCCGGGAAGGGCGGCCAGCAGCAGGGTGAGAACCACAAGCGAGCGCCGGAGCCAAGACGCCGCCAGTGGCGACCGCAGTGCCGCGGTGTGTCCGATGCCGGATATCTTCATGGGCGTTACTCTCCCCGAGGGCGCCGTCCGTTCGGTGTCGGGCTGAAGCCCGACCTTGTATGTTGGAGTTATCTGGCATGTTAGGTTTTTTGCCAGACACCGGGGAAGCCGTCCCGACCTGGAGGCAGGAAGTTTCTGACCTCGCGCGTAGATGGGCTCCCCGCCTCATTGCCGATTTCGAGGAGTATCGGGAAGCCAGCCTGGCTGGACTTCGTATCACAAGGTCGAACCGGCAAGAAATGCGAGGTCGGGGAACCGGTGATCAGTGTGACGCAACCGACCCCAGAAGGGAAAGGAGGAACAACGATGAGCGTTTATATCGGCATTGATGTCGCCGCACGCTCCTTCGACTTGCTCTGCCGTCGTGACGGCAAGAACAGTAAGGTCTACACCTTCCCACAGACTGCCCAAGGTCACGCCCAGGCGATCCGCAAGCTGCAGGCGCTGCAACCGGCGGGCATCGTGCTGGAGGCCACTGGCATCTACTACCTGGACCTCGCGCTGGCCCTGCACGAGGCCGGGCTGCCGGTGTCCGTGATCAACCCGCGCAGCTTCCGGCATTTCGCCGAAATTACGCTGCGCGGCAGTAAGACCGACCCGCTCGACACCGCCCTGTTGGCCGAATACGCCGAACGCATGACGCCTAGGCGCTGGACCCCGCCGCCATCGACCTATCGGGCCCTACGCGACTTCGGCCGGCATCTCAACCGCCTAATGGACGCGCGGACCCAGGCCAAGAACCACCTGCACGCCCTGAAGGCGCAACGGGGCACGCCAGCCCTGCTGATCGAGGATGCCGAGGAAAGCATCGCTCAACTGGACCAACGCATCGAACGGGTGCAACAAGCGGCCCAGGACTTGATCCAGCAGACCCCCGAGCTGGCGCAACATCAGGCCCATCTCTGTGCCGCCACCGGCCTCGCGGCAGCCAGCAGCCTGGCTCTGCTGGCCGAGCTATCCACACTGCCCAGGGACCTGAAGGCCAAACAAGTCGCTCGTCATGCTGGGCTGGACGTGCGCCTGCATGAGTCGGGCTCTAGCGTCCATCGACCCGGGCGCCTAGCCAAGACCGGCAATGCCTACCTGCGTAGCGCCCTGTACATGCCAGCGATGGTGGCGATCGTGCATGACCCGTATGCCAAGGCGTTCTATAACGCTCTGGTGGCCCGGGGCAAAAAGCGGATCCAAGCCTTGTGCGCCGTCATGCGCAAGTACCTCACCGGAATCTGGGCCTGCATGCAGCATGATCAGCCTTTCGACTCCTCCAAGCTGTTTAGCGATCAGCATCTCCAAACCGCTTGACAGGAAACGGAGTATCTACAGATACACCCCCGCCGCCTGTTCCTTCGGCACGAATGTAGGTCGGGATTCATCCCGACATTAACGCCCGCCGCGCACACCACGGGCCGGGCCGGAACCTCCCGCAGGCTGTCGGGCTGAAGCCCGACCTACAGATACACCCTCACCGCCTGTTCCTTCGGCACGGATGTAGGTCGGGATTCATCCCGACATCCCGGCCCGTAGATGCGCCCAGCGCCTGTTCCTTCGGCACGAATGTAGGTCGGGATTCATCCCGACATTAACGCCCGCCGCGCACACCACGGGCCGGGCCGGAACCTCCACCGCTGACTGTCGGGCTGAAGCCCGACCTACAAAAACGAAGCCCGACCTACAGATACACCCCCACCGCCGGTTCCTTCGGCACGAATGTAGGTCGGGATTCATCCCGACATCCGGGGGGTTAGCGATAGTAGGGCTGGCGCATCTGGTTGAACTGCTGGCGGTAGTAGCTGACCGCACTGATGCCGTTGGCCGTGACGTCGAAGACCTTCCAGCCGGAGTTGCCGCGGTAGAAGCGGAACTGCAGGCGTACCGGCTGCTCGTACATGGAACCTCGCACCAGGGCCCCCACGGCGACCTGACGGGCGTCGCGTCGCACGCGGGAACCGAAGATATCGATACGGGGCGGCGGGTTGGACAGGGCCTTGAGGTTCTTGGCCAGGGCGCTGAAGAACATGCCCTTGAGGCGCTGGGTGAACTCGCTCTTCTGACCCTCGCTCATCTGGTCATAGCCGCGCCCCAGTACCCAGCGGGACATGAGCGGAAAGTCGAAGTAGGGCGCGATCTCGTTATCCAGGAAGGCGAGCAGTTCCTGAGGGTCGAGGCTGCCCTGGGATAGGAAGCCCTGCATGCGGTCGAGTCCCTGGCGCAGTATCTGCTCGGGTGTCTCCACCTCAGAAGGGGCCTGGGCCGGGCGCGCCATGGGGGCGCCCTGGGGGGCGTAACCGGGGTGGTAGGCGCGAGCCCCGTAGGGTTGGGCCTGGGCCGCGGTTGCCGCGAACAAGAGCACTGCCGTAGCTGCCAGAAATGGCTTTTTCATGGTTTCTCCTTCCTCGTTAACGTGAAAGTCGCGAAGCACGGACTCCCCCTCTCCCTCTGGGAGAGGGATGGGGTGAGGGAACGAACATGGCGATACGCGCTCCTCTTTCATCATCTTGGGCGGCGCGTATCGCCATGAGAGTTAAGATTGCGTCGGTCGGTCGGGGACGGGGCAGGCAACGTTTCCGGCCCGCCCGCGTTCGCCGCCAAAGATGCGGCGCCCCACCATCCCCATACCTTAACCGGACACCGGCGCGATAGCCATGGTGCCGGCTCGGGGGCAGGCCGTGCGATGGGGAGCGCTCAGAGGTCGCCCACCAACTCCTCGAGTTCGAATTCGAAGACGATATCGTCGCCGTCGCTGTCGATGCGCACATGGCCGCCCTTCTCGAGCTTACCAAAGAGCAGCTCTTCGGCCAGCCCTTTCTTTATCTTCTCCTGGATGAGCCGGGCCATGGGCCGCGCACCCATGAGGGGGTCGTAGCCGTTGGCGGCCAGCCAGGCCCGCGCCTCCTCGGACACCTCGAGGGTGACGTTCTTGTCCTGGAGCTGGGCCTCCAACTCGAACACGAACTTGTCCACGACGCTGCCGATGGTGGCGGGGTCCAGGGGCTTGAAGTTGACGATGGCATCCAGGCGGTTGCGGAACTCCGGTGTGAAGGTCTTCTCAATGGCCTCCCTGGAGTCCCCGGAGTGGTCCTGCCGGGTGAAGCCAATGGAGGCCCGGCTCAGGCGCTCGGCGCCCGCGTTGGTGGTCATCACCAGGATGACGTTGCGGAAGTCCGCCTTGCGGCCGTTGTTGTCGGTGAGGGTACCGTGGTCCATGACCTGCAGCAGCAGATTGAACACGTCCGGGTGGGCCTTCTCGATCTCGTCCAGCAACAGCACCGAGTGGGGATGCTTGTTGATGGCATCGGTGAGCAGCCCGCCCTGGTCGAAGCCCACGTAGCCCGGCGGGGCACCGATGAGCCGGGATACCGTGTGGCGCTCCATGTACTCGGACATGTCGAAGCGCACCAGCTCGATGCCCATGATGCGGGCCATCTGGCGGGTCACCTCGGTCTTGCCCACGCCGGTGGGGCCGGCGAACAGGAAGGAGCCGATGGGCTTGTCCTGGTTGCCGAGGCCGGAGCGGGTCATCTTGATGGCCGTTCCGAGGGTGGAGATGGCTTCCTCCTGGCCGTAGACCACCATCTTGAGGTCACGCTCAAGGTTGCGCAGTACATCCTTGTCGTTGCGGGACACGCTCTTTTCGGGGATGCGGGCCATCTTGGCGACGATGGATTCCACCTCGCCCACGCCGATGGTCTTGCGGCGTCGCGACGGTGGTATCAGGCGCTGGCGGGCGCCGGCCTCGTCGATGATGTCGATGGCCTTGTCCGGCAGGTGGCGGTCGTTGATGTAACGGTCCGCCAGCTCGGCGGCGGTGCGCAGGGCCTGGCGGGAGTATTTCACCTGGTGGTGCTCCTCGAAGCGAGACTTGAGGCCCTCGAGGATCTTCACCGTGTCGTCCACCGATGGCTCGCTGATGTCGATCTTCTGGAAACGCCGGGCCAGGGCGCGGTCCTTCTCGAAGATGCCGCGGTATTCCTGGTAGGTGGTGGAGCCCACGCACTTGAGTTCGCCCGAGGCCAGCATGGGCTTGATGAGGTTGGAGGCGTCCATGACGCCGCCGGAAGCGGCGCCGGCACCGATGATGGTGTGGATCTCGTCGATGAACAGGATCGCTCCTTCCTCCTTGCGGAGCTGGGCCAGCAGGGCCTTGAGGCGCTTCTCGAAGTCGCCGCGGTACTTGGTGCCGGCGAGCAGGGCCCCGAGGTCGAGGCTGTAGATGACGGCATTGGAGAGGATCTCCGGCACCGCCCCGTCCACCACCATCTTGGCCAGGCCCTCGGCGATGGCGGTCTTGCCGACCCCCGCCTCGCCCACGAACAGGGGGTTGTTCTTGCGCCGCCGGCACAGGATCTGCACCGTGCGCTGGACCTCGTCGCGGCGCCCGATGAGAGGGTCTATCTTGCCCAGCAGGGCCTGCTCGTTGAGGTTGATGGCGTAGTTTTCCAGGGGGCTGTTGGAGCCGCCCTCGGCAGGCTTCTCGTCGTCGCCGGCCAGACCCGCATCCTCGCTCTCCTCGGCCCCGGATACCTTGGAGATGCCGTGGGAGAGGAACTTCACCACGTCGAGGCGGGAGATGTCCTGTTTGGACAGGAAGTATACGGCCTGGGACTCCCGCTCGCCGAAGATGGCCACCAGCACGTTGGCGCCCGTGACCTCCTTCTTGCCCGATGACTGGACGTGGAAGACCGCCCGCTGCAGCACCCGCTGAAAGCCCAGGGTGGGCTGGGTCTCGCGGTCCTCGTCCGGCCCCAGCAGGGGGGTGTTCTGGTCGACGAATTCCAGCAGCTCGGCGCGCAGGCGCTCCAGATCCGCACCGCAGGAGCGCAGCACCCTGGAGGCCGCAGGCTCGTCCACCAGGGCCAGCAGCAGGTGTTCCACCGTGACGAACTCATGGCGCTTGTCACGGGCCGCCCTGAAGGCGGAATTCAGCGTGTATTCGAGTTCTTTGCTCAACATGTGGGCGCTCCAGAGTCAGTCACCGGCTCAGGCCGGTTCCATGGTGCACAGCAGCGGATGCTGGTGTTCACGGGAATGCATATTCACCTGGTGGACCTTCGTTTCGGCGATCTCCCGCGTGTACTGCCCGCAGGTGCCCCGCCCCTCGGTGTGGATCTGCAACATGATGCGTGTCGCCTTGTCCCGTGGCAGGTTGAAGAAGGTCTCCAGGATCTCGACGACGAAATCCATGGGCGTGTAGTCGTCGTTCAACAAAATCACGTTGAACAGGGGGGGAACCTTGAGTTTTGGCCGCGCCTTTTCTACGGCGAGGTCATCGTCATTGATGCGTTCCGGTAAATCAGCCATGGGAGTTACGGTGTCTCTCTTGTCTCTGAAATTGACGGCGCGCGGCGCAGGGAGTTCCCCCCGTCGCACTCTTCCTACCGGAATAAGGATAGTAGGAGATGGGGCCGCTGCGAAGGGGGCGCCGGAAATCGGCGCAAGCGACTGGGCCTGGCGCCGGATGCCGGCGACGAACCCAGTCTAGGCAGGCCCCGGGGGGCTTTGCAGGGTCAATCCATGTGGTTAATGAGGGCGTCGCCGAAGCCGGAGCAGCTGAGGAGCGTGGCGCCCTCCATGAGGCGTTCGAAGTCGTAGGTCACGTGTTTGGCCGCGATGGCCCCGCCCATGCCCTTGACGATGAGGTCCGCGGCCTCCGTCCAGCCCATATGGCGCAGCATCATCTCGGCGGACAGAATGAGACTGCCCGGATTCACCTTGTCCTGGCCGGCGTACTTGGGGGCCGTGCCATGGGTGGCCTCGAACATCGCCGTGGTGTCGGAGATGTTGGCGCCGGGGGCGATGCCGATGCCTCCCACCTGGGCCGCCAGGGCGTCCGAGATGTAGTCGCCGTTGAGGTTCATGGTGGCGATGACGCTGTAGTCCTCGGGGCGTAGCAGGATCTGTTGCAGAAAGGCGTCGGCGATGACGTCCTTGATCACTATCTCCTTGCCCGTGCTGGGGTTTTTCAGGGTGCACCAAGGCCCGCCGTCGATGGGTTCGGCGCCGAATTCGTGGCGGGCGAGGGCGTAGCCCCAGTCCTTGAAGGCCCCCTCGGTGAATTTCATGATGTTGCCCTTGTGCACCAGGGTCACCGAGGGCCTGTCGTTGTCGATGGCGTATTGGATGGCTTTACGTACCAGCCGCTCCGTACCCTCCCGGGAAACGGGTTTGATGCCGATGCCGCTGGTCGCAGGGAAGCGGATCTTCTTGACCCCCAGATGCTCCTGCAGGAATTCGATGAGCCGGATGGCCTCGGGGCTCTCGGCGGCCCACTCGATGCCGGCGTAGATGTCCTCCGAGTTCTCGCGGAAGATCACCATGTCCGTCTTCTCCGGCGCCTTGAGGGGACTGGGGGTGCCGGGGTAGTAGCGGATGGGGCGCAAGCACACGTAGAGGTCCAGATGCTGGCGCAGGGCCACGTTGAGGGAGCGGATGCCGCCACCGACGGGGGTGGTGAGGGGCCCCTTGATGGAGACCACGCAGTCCTGCACCGCCTCGAAGGTCTCGTCGGGCAGCCAGGTGTCGTCGCCATAGAGCGCCACGGCCTTCTCGCCGGCATAGACCTCCATCCATGCGATGGCGCGCCGGCCACCGTAGGCCTTGGCTACCGCCGCATCCACCACCTTGCGCATCACCGGGGTAATGTCCACGCCGATGCCGTCACCCTCGATGAAGGGGATGATGGGACGGTCGGGGATGTGCAGGGTCTGATCGGGATTGACCTTGATGGTCTCGCCGCCGGCGGGAATCTGGATATGTTGGAAGCTCATGATTAGTCGTCCTGGAGGTCGGGATAAAGTGTGAAATTTAACCGCAGTTTAACATGGTGTCCCGGCGAGGATGCCCGAGTAATCCAGGACGGGTGGTCCCTGCGGGCGCAATGGTCACTATCCGGCTCGGGGTGATGGCGCCCTGGATACCGGGTTAACGTAAAAGTCGCGAAGCACGAACTCCCCCTCTCCCTCTGGGACAAATCCGTCGGGAACGGATTTGAACGCGCCTTGGCGCGGCCCGCAGGGCGAAGGGCAGGATGCCCGGAGTACAGGGCTGGGGTGAGGGAACGAACATGGCGATACGCGCTCCTCTTTCATCATTTCGGGTGGCGCGTATCGCCATGAGAGTTAAGCCCGGCAGGACGGTTGAGGAGGCCGGCCTGCCGGTGTAAGTGGCCAGCGCCGGATACGGAGGTGGCCGGTACGGGCTCAGGTGAGCAATTCCTCCAGTACCCGCCGGTACATCAGGGCCAGGCGGTCGAGGTCCGCGATATTCACCCGTTCGTCGACCTTGTGGATGGTGGCATTCACGGGCCCCAGTTCCACCACCTCGGCGCCGGTGGGGGCGATGAAGCGCCCGTCGGAAGTGCCACCGGCCGTGGAGAGCCGGGTCGCCATGCCCGTCACCTCTTTGGTCGCCACCTTTACCGCCTCCACCAGGGGCCCCTCGGGAGTGAGGAAGGGCTCGCCGGACAGGCGCCAGTCGATGTCATGGCTTATCCCGTGGCGCCGCAGGATGGCCGCCACGCGGTCCTTCAACTCGGCGGCGGTGACGGCGGTGGAGAAACGGAAGTTGAACCACAACTCCAGGGCGCCGGGGATGACGTTGTCGGCCCCGGTGCCACCATGGATGTTGGAGATCTGGAATGTGGTGGGCGGAAAGTGCTCGCTGCCCTCGTCCCAGAGGGTGGTGGTGAGTTCCAGCAGGGCGGGGGCGAGGGTGTGGATGGGGTTGTCGGCCAGGTGCGGATAGGCCACGTGGCCCTGGGTGCCGTGCACCGTGAGCCGCCCGCCGAGGGAGCCGCGGCGCCCGTTCTTGACCGTGTCGCCGGCCCGCTCGGTGCTGGAGGGCT
Above is a window of Gammaproteobacteria bacterium DNA encoding:
- a CDS encoding DsrE family protein, whose product is MKISGIGHTAALRSPLAASWLRRSLVVLTLLLAALPGARAEGGGATVVEPPYEDPKVVVEFYFDRPEKAAGALHWLRAFINPLMEEPYGMAPEFMNIVVVIHGTELVTVANRNYDKYKTIVDRMKYYAQLGVKFRVCGLAAEDYGYTPADLQDFIEVAPSAMTELVHWQQQGYALLIPQVPEKHFTIEEIR
- a CDS encoding ABC transporter substrate-binding protein, whose protein sequence is MKKPFLAATAVLLFAATAAQAQPYGARAYHPGYAPQGAPMARPAQAPSEVETPEQILRQGLDRMQGFLSQGSLDPQELLAFLDNEIAPYFDFPLMSRWVLGRGYDQMSEGQKSEFTQRLKGMFFSALAKNLKALSNPPPRIDIFGSRVRRDARQVAVGALVRGSMYEQPVRLQFRFYRGNSGWKVFDVTANGISAVSYYRQQFNQMRQPYYR
- a CDS encoding IS110 family transposase; its protein translation is MSVYIGIDVAARSFDLLCRRDGKNSKVYTFPQTAQGHAQAIRKLQALQPAGIVLEATGIYYLDLALALHEAGLPVSVINPRSFRHFAEITLRGSKTDPLDTALLAEYAERMTPRRWTPPPSTYRALRDFGRHLNRLMDARTQAKNHLHALKAQRGTPALLIEDAEESIAQLDQRIERVQQAAQDLIQQTPELAQHQAHLCAATGLAAASSLALLAELSTLPRDLKAKQVARHAGLDVRLHESGSSVHRPGRLAKTGNAYLRSALYMPAMVAIVHDPYAKAFYNALVARGKKRIQALCAVMRKYLTGIWACMQHDQPFDSSKLFSDQHLQTA
- a CDS encoding CDGSH iron-sulfur domain-containing protein, which codes for MPDPRCAGTTPYVLELEPGDYFWCACGRSRNQPFCDGSHAGTDITPLMFTVTEQRKRGYCACKQTATPPYCDGSHKGLQP
- the mfd gene encoding transcription-repair coupling factor — translated: MLNPFYPPSPDRAGHPVHWSRLYGGAGGLAIARAAAEHNGPLLVVAPDSLAAARLEAEIRFFGDADDDLPVLHFPDWETLPYDPFSPHQDIISERLSVLVRLAGLERGVLVVPANTLMVRLPPRSHIDGHSLVLDRGQRFDVESMRERLERSGYRCVSQVMEHGEFAVRGAIFDLFPMGSSAPYRIDLFDDEIETLRQFDPETQRSLERVDSVRLLPAREFPLDEDAIATFRQAWRREFEGDPSSCGIYRDVSNGHAPPGVEYYLPLFFDDTQTLFDYLPDHSLAIVLGEAAAGAEAFWREAAERYENRRHDREQPLLEPARLFLGPEDIEARLNRLPRVDLSTFEDPAAEAANFATRAPVALPVEARAPDPLDHFKRFRDTFGGRILLAAESAGRREALLETFADNGLRPEVVADWQAFVAGDMALAIAVAELEQGVVIEEPPLAVVTESQLFGARAAQSRRRGAPSRDAEAVVRNLTELREGAAVVHEDHGVGRYLGLTTLDVGGMTNEFLHLEYAGGDKLYVPVSSLHLISRYTGTDPDTAPLHRLGSGQWQKARRKAAEKAWDVAAELLDLQARRAARPGHAFDIDDGHYRAFAQAFPFEETPDQQTAIEQVVADMRADRPMDRLVCGDVGFGKTEVAMRAAFIAVQGGRQVAVLVPTTLLTQQHYQNFRDRFADWPVRIEHLSRFRSKKEQTATLKALTDGRVDIIIGTHKLLGSDIHFKNLGLVVIDEEHRFGVRHKERFKALRAEVDILTLTATPIPRTLNMAMSGMRDLSLIATPPAKRLSIKTFVQQWDNTVVREACQRELRRGGQVFFLHNEVDTIPRIARELAELVPEAAVGIAHGQMPERDLERVMLDFYHRRFNVLVCTTIIETGIDIPTANTIVINRADRFGLAQLHQLRGRVGRSHHRAYAYLLVPHPKAMTADAVKRLEAVESLEDLGVGFTLATHDLEIRGAGELLGQDQSGQIHEVGFSMYADLLERAVAALKAGRSPQLDRPLDHGTEVDLHIPAIIPETYVPDVHTRLIMYKRIAAADSLAALKDLKVEMIDRFGLLPEQTQTLFRITQLKLRATPLGVRKVDVGNAGGRIIFDEQPNVDPVAIINLIQDRPGEFRLEGGDRLRLLGDMPDLDSRIHALEGVFDRLTTTAVA
- a CDS encoding CsiV family protein, with translation MARSRRFPPLLMAVMAWLAPGAAPAQDAPAIPWFTVEVVVFAHKGTAGLGEEIWPEAPGRPDLTAAVPLTPDGMPLVDTAAGKMSPLLPATAGGRQLTGIVRALRRSSTYEPLVHMAWRQAGRDERHATSILVRVGPPNEAPLLEGTLRVHLSRYLHLRADLVYARDIPPGRPDETGPVDTPAAADGGAAAPRPANAVFRLSQSRRMRSGEIHYVDHPVFGLIAEIRRYKFPEPEPPVPVTGRSDEPSATAPSP